A genome region from Alicyclobacillus acidocaldarius subsp. acidocaldarius DSM 446 includes the following:
- a CDS encoding nitroreductase family protein encodes MPVTTEKGLLAAIRDRRSIHTVGKKSPLGDQELEKILADIVKHMPSAYNSQSTRLVLLLGAAHEKFWDIVQDVMRAVVAPDQLDAVAARLAGFRGGYGTVLFFEDQAVIESFQQKFPANQDKFPVWAEHTNAMHQYAVWVVLEAYGYGASLQHYNVVEDRVKAEWKLPETWRLVAQMPFGSPENAPREKQVQPVEERFKVFK; translated from the coding sequence ATGCCTGTCACGACGGAGAAGGGACTTCTTGCGGCCATTCGAGATCGCCGGTCGATTCACACGGTTGGAAAGAAGTCTCCCCTTGGCGATCAGGAGCTGGAGAAGATTCTCGCGGACATCGTGAAGCACATGCCGTCGGCGTACAATTCGCAGTCCACGAGGCTCGTGCTCCTGTTGGGCGCGGCGCACGAGAAGTTTTGGGACATCGTCCAAGACGTGATGCGCGCTGTGGTCGCTCCCGATCAGTTGGATGCGGTCGCCGCCCGGCTCGCCGGATTTCGCGGCGGCTACGGCACCGTGCTCTTCTTCGAAGATCAGGCCGTGATCGAGTCGTTCCAGCAAAAGTTCCCGGCCAATCAGGACAAGTTCCCCGTCTGGGCCGAGCACACGAACGCCATGCACCAATACGCGGTCTGGGTGGTGCTCGAGGCGTACGGATACGGTGCAAGCCTCCAGCACTACAACGTCGTCGAAGATCGCGTCAAGGCGGAGTGGAAGCTGCCTGAGACGTGGCGGCTCGTGGCGCAGATGCCGTTTGGATCGCCGGAGAATGCGCCGCGCGAAAAGCAGGTGCAACCGGTGGAGGAGCGGTTCAAGGTCTTCAAGTGA